The sequence AATTCCTTGCGTTGGTATGTTTCATTAATTTTAAGAGTCTATTTTTATTTAATAAATTCATGTAATCTCCAGTTGCCCACGACTTACCCATAAGATTGAGAAATATGTCAAATATTAAGTTCTTGGGACCCCAGTGAAGAAGTGGAACTCTCGTATGTATTTCTATAGGGAAATACTTATTGGGTGTAGTAATCATCCCACGTTTAGATACTCTCACTATTTCTTTAAAAATAACCTTTGGTCTTCAAATTGGCCAACGTGCTCAATGACAGCATTTGAATGTCAATATCAAATGATTTATTTCGAAAGGGGAATAATTTACCATCATATTAATTGCCGTTACGGCAGGGTACTTCTCTTGAAATTCACTGAGGTCGCCAATACCTAATGCAGTAATGTTTTTTGGGTATGGATATATTTTAATTAAGAAATTGTCAATTGATGAATATTCATGCACTGCAACACCAACTTCCATAATTATTTCATTAACTTATGGTTTGAGGAATTCATGAAATTGCATCAGCTTTCGTGATCGAGATATTTGCATAATATACTGTAGTAATGACATTTTATTAGAAACCTAAAATATATTTTAAATTATGTAAAAAATGGAAAGTTAAGTCGTTTTTCCCCGCTGCAGTCAGCTTGAATAGTTCTTCCAGAAAATGCAAGTCCACCGAATAGCCAGTCTCTTTGGCGTTAGCATCTATATATCTAAAAAGCTCCTGGTAAAACTGAGGTGGAACCGATTGGACGAGATTGTTGGCATCCATTGCATTGTATTTCCTACCCCTTTTGCCAGGATGATTAGCCCTATTCCGCGGTCAGCGCCTAGGCCAATTTCCAGGATAACTTTCCCCTCCAGGCCAGTATCGTTTTCCGTTTATTTCGCGAGGATCTTCAGCCAATGATCTACAATTGATAAATCATATTCGATTGCCTGCTTGATCTGTGTGATGGGAAAGGGACGTGGGTTGGTGTAGCCACGAATCGAGTGTCTGATTTTATTCAGAAATAGAAATGCGATACCAATCCAATAGTAGGCGAAGTTTTTTGGGTCAGTCTGATGTTTTATCGTGATTTCTGGCATCGAGGGTCTTTAAAGGAGCGTTTATGGATTCTGTTTTGGGTTTTTCATGCGCTTCTGGCGGTTTCCTTCCTTTCGGCATCATGCCAACCGGCAATGATTTCGCCGCTCCGCCTGTTTTAAGTGCCGTCGCGCCAACCCATGCGGCATGCGCGACCTGGCCTAATCTCTGGGGGATACCAACAACCAAATTAGAACTTATTTTCAGGATATCGCATGGGCCTATCGGTGTGTCTGCGATCTCGTAGCGGTACTTTTTCAGGTAGTGTCCAGCCAGAAGATTGAAGGATTTTATTTCAAGGAAAGTTAAACTTTTCCGCCATTTCCCGCTGTTGGATTTGTTGATGGCATTGAATATCAGACTCGAATGATGTTCACCAATATAGAAATGGCTGGTTTTATGGAATTCCAGCATATTGGGTTCATACTTGATTTGTATGAAGGCGCAGACTTCCCTGATGGTTTCTTCTGGTTTCTCAAGTAAATCCTCGTAACGCAGCGTGAATGTACGATCAAATGCGAGTTTTTTGAAGGATTGCTCTATCTTGAATATTTTGTAGCCCCAGTCTAAGGCAATGACAGATGCATTATTTTTAGATGGATCCATTTTGCGCCAGCTGTCAAATACATCTCTTCCATCACGCACGATATGAATGAAGCGCGCCTCCGGAAAAAGCTTGCTTAATATGTCTATAGTTCGAAAAAAAAGACTCTTGTCGCCCCAGATTGTTTTTCCTTCGCTACTGCAGTAGCTGGTAAACATGGAATCTATCAATTCAGCCAAGGTGATACTTTCCATCCGCGAAAGCCGGGAGAGATATGTCTGATGGTCATAGTTCCACAGCTTGAACTGGTCATTGTTTGACAGGTATTTCACCAGTGTTCTTAGTGAAGCTCCAGAAATGCCGCGCGCAAGGTAATTCTTTTTGAACAACGGCATCAAAAATCTGGCTTCCTCGGGAATTGCTATTTTCGAATGGGCATTGAGAATAAGACGCAGCAACGTCGTGCCAGACCGTTGGGTGCCAACTATGAAGATAGGATTACTTTGTGAATGTGGAATGTTATTCAGCATGATAATTGAGTCTTGGTTCAGGCTGGCATACCGGACGAATTACCGGACCTTTTACTCAGAAATAATATGGTATTTAAAAATGTTGTTAGTAAGGCGGTGGCAGTTTCCATGTCCCATGTGATGAACCGACATAAACTATTCCATTATGAGGACTTACTGAAATAGACCAGACTGTAAAGGGCTGGTCAAGATTATAGGTAATATTCTCCCATGTACTCCCATAATCGTTTGAGCGAAAAATTCCATTTGAATGTCCTTTACCTGGTGCCCATCGTCCTGTATAAACAACCTCCGGATGTCTCGGGTCTACTGTCACACATTTAAAAGACAGTAATCCAAAGTGATCTTTAATTAAACCATTTTCTTCGACCTTCTGTATCCATTTCTTTCCATCAAGAATATAAAAACCAGAATTTGACGCTAAATATATACGATCTGAATTCAAAGGGTCTATATCAATTTCGTTTATGGACTCTATCCTAACAGGCAATTCCGGATAAGGAGCTGCCCAGGTTTCTCCCATATCATTTGAACGTTTAATTATTGAACTATATGTTCCAACTTTATCAATAGAATAAACAATATCACCATTACTTTTGAATACTCCCATAACTTTTCCAGAACCCCTTTTCCAGGAATTACCTCTATTTTTGCTAATAAAGCCCTGTGCATAAATAATATCTGGCTTTTGCGGATGAAATGCAATAAATCTATAATTATCTTCTGTGTCTGGAATAACATTCCAATTCTTACCGTTATCTCTGCTGATGGCCAATGTTTGGCTACCCCAACCTCCGATAGCCGTCACAAGTAGTCCTGAATCCGGCAAGGGGTCACTAAGATTGGGTGATTTTCCTCCATCAATTGTTAATAATGTGGGGGGTGCGGGGCGCGTTGATTTTACTTTGGGTAATATTCCACCAACTGGAGTTGTTTTTCCATCTATTCTTGGGATATCCAATAGCTTAAATGTATTTCCTCCATCAATTGTTAATGCGGGTCCAACGTCTATTAAAAAGAAAATCATTCTAAGTGGGTCATCACTAAATGCAAGGGAGGCTTTACCAATCCCCATTCTGCCTCCAGTATACCCATTGTTTGAATAACTCCAGGTCTTTCCTCCGTCTGTAGTCTTCATGATTCGAGCGGCCCCGTTTGCACTTGTTAAGGCTATCTTGCAATCATCAGGATGGATAGCAATAGGTGCGCTAGAAAATCTTCCTGTGGTAAGCGATAATCCATCTTTGTCGAGAGTGAGAGGTACATACCATACTTTTCCATTATCATTGCTCCAGAATGGGGCTAACCCACCATACGACTCCACTGAAACATAAGCATATTTAGCATCTATATTACACACTGAAATCTGGTTATAATCTAAATCTGGTATTAAGCCATTATTAGAAGCGTAAAAAGTAATGCCGCCATCATCTGAACGATAAACACCTGCTTTTCTCGCGGCGGCATAGATAATATCTGGATTACTTCCGTCTAATGCAATACTTGTTATTGGGAGATCGGTTAGTAATAGGCCTTTTACATCCATTTTTTTGATATTACTGCCCCCATCATCTGTACCATACAATCCATCCTGAGTAGCTATAACAAGTTTTAAGGTGTTTTTTGGATTAATTTTAATATCAAATATTCTAATTCCCTTTAGTCCGAGATATGTCCATGTCGTTCCCCCGTCCATTGATTTGATTAATCCATCCATATGAGTGCCTGCGTAAATAACCATTGTTTGTCCCTTAACCGATGAACTACGGTCAAACGCAAAGTGTGTGCCTTCTTTTCCTCTAAAATATGGGGTTTGTTTCACAAGTCCCCAACTCTCTCCACCATCCAATGTTTGATAAATCCCATCGGCTGGAGAAATTGTATTATTTTTGTCGGCCATTGACCCTGCAACGATCGCAATATTCTCGTTTGCAGGATCAACTGCTATTGACATACCACCATTTGCATTAAAACCTTTATGCTTCATCTGCCATGAATTGCCTCCGTCAGTGCTCTTCCAGACCTGAGATGTATCAGAAACCATATAAACAATGTTGGGATTACTCGGGGCATACGCTATCCCAAAGACCATCTGCATTCCTTCGCCACCTGGTAATTCATGTATACTTTGTTTTACCGATGTTAATGGTACAGATGTCCATTTATTATTAGAGAATGCATTTGAGGTAAATGTTGGCAGGATTAAAACTACTAGACAAATGATAAAAATGTTACGTGATTCACAACACAACTTAAAAGATGTTCTTGTTTGGTTTATTTTACGTATTATAAGATGTCTCATGGAATATATTGTTACAGCTAATGCCGACACTATTATATTTAAAGGGTCAATAATTTATAGACGTTAATCATATTGAGGAATGAAGTTAACCAGACTATGCAGACGACTAACCCAATTTAATTACTACTATACAAATCCTGTACTTCCTGATCACTCAAGGGTCTATTGTAAATGCTAATGTCATCAATAATACCATTAAAATAACCATTATTAACCCTCGAATATCCTATTCGCATATCAGTATAATATGTCATCGGCACTATGGTATTTCCTGCCGGATGGATTTGCGTATTTACAAGCTGTCCATTTACATATAACTTCTGTTCACCGGTAGTTTTCTTATATGTGCCCACAACGTGATACCAGTTACCGACAGAATTGCTAAATCTATATGTTGCCGTTTTGCTTGTCCTGATTCCATTTCCATCTTTTGTTATCAGTATAAACTCAAGTGTGTGTGGAGTAGGTTTCCAGAAACGTAATTCAAAACCTTCATTAAGTTGTATGTCCAAATTCCATCGG comes from Nitrospirota bacterium and encodes:
- a CDS encoding sulfotransferase yields the protein MLNNIPHSQSNPIFIVGTQRSGTTLLRLILNAHSKIAIPEEARFLMPLFKKNYLARGISGASLRTLVKYLSNNDQFKLWNYDHQTYLSRLSRMESITLAELIDSMFTSYCSSEGKTIWGDKSLFFRTIDILSKLFPEARFIHIVRDGRDVFDSWRKMDPSKNNASVIALDWGYKIFKIEQSFKKLAFDRTFTLRYEDLLEKPEETIREVCAFIQIKYEPNMLEFHKTSHFYIGEHHSSLIFNAINKSNSGKWRKSLTFLEIKSFNLLAGHYLKKYRYEIADTPIGPCDILKISSNLVVGIPQRLGQVAHAAWVGATALKTGGAAKSLPVGMMPKGRKPPEAHEKPKTESINAPLKTLDARNHDKTSD